The following proteins are co-located in the Paludibaculum fermentans genome:
- a CDS encoding adenosine-specific kinase, protein MELKSVRLSIPEDGNIIVGQSHFIKTVEDLYEAIVNTVPQMKFGIAFCEASGACLIRADGNDDALKALAIQNAQAVAAGHTFVICMREGYPINLLSRIKDVPEVVGLFCATANPVEVIVAESEQGRGVLGVIDGEKPKGVEGPDDIEWRHGLLRKIGYKR, encoded by the coding sequence ATGGAACTGAAATCGGTCCGCCTGAGCATTCCCGAGGACGGCAACATTATTGTTGGTCAAAGCCACTTCATCAAAACGGTGGAGGATCTCTACGAAGCCATCGTCAATACAGTGCCGCAGATGAAATTCGGCATCGCGTTCTGCGAAGCTTCCGGCGCGTGCCTCATCCGCGCCGACGGCAACGACGACGCCTTGAAAGCACTGGCGATCCAGAACGCCCAAGCCGTGGCGGCCGGCCACACGTTTGTCATCTGCATGCGCGAGGGGTATCCCATCAACCTGCTGTCCCGTATCAAGGACGTGCCGGAGGTGGTGGGCCTGTTCTGCGCGACGGCCAATCCGGTGGAAGTGATTGTGGCCGAATCGGAGCAGGGCCGCGGCGTGTTGGGTGTCATCGACGGCGAGAAGCCGAAGGGCGTCGAGGGTCCGGACGATATCGAGTGGCGGCATGGCCTGCTGCGCAAGATCGGGTACAAACGGTAA